The following are encoded together in the Methanosarcina flavescens genome:
- a CDS encoding 3-isopropylmalate dehydratase small subunit — translation MKGRAWKFGDDVDTDAVIPGRYLIYNTPEELAKYTFEGVRPEFAKNVHENDIVVAGSNFGCGSSREHAPLALKGAKVACVIAKSFARIFFRNAINIGVPVLECPDTDRIDDGDELEVDLATGVIVNKTKGETYQATPLPDFVREIVDEGGLIEYARKLVSERSETENLS, via the coding sequence ATGAAAGGAAGAGCCTGGAAGTTCGGAGATGACGTGGATACCGATGCAGTAATTCCTGGAAGGTACCTGATTTACAATACCCCTGAAGAGCTTGCAAAGTACACGTTTGAAGGCGTACGCCCCGAATTTGCAAAAAACGTACACGAAAATGATATCGTGGTCGCAGGAAGCAATTTTGGTTGCGGCTCGTCACGCGAACACGCACCCCTTGCCCTGAAAGGAGCAAAGGTAGCCTGTGTAATTGCAAAATCTTTTGCAAGGATATTTTTCAGGAATGCAATAAATATTGGGGTCCCTGTCCTAGAATGCCCTGACACTGACAGAATCGATGACGGAGACGAACTTGAAGTAGATCTTGCGACAGGAGTCATTGTAAACAAAACAAAAGGTGAGACTTACCAGGCGACCCCTCTCCCTGATTTCGTGCGCGAAATCGTAGATGAAGGAGGACTTATAGAATATGCCAGGAAGCTGGTCTCTGAGCGCTCAGAAACAGAAAATTTGTCCTGA
- a CDS encoding ATP-binding protein, with product MQKVENKQPRPAFGGKVTRTLHVLGNEENPRKGLLSIGNYMALDHSRGAAVYLDALKPHAVLICGKRGYGKSYTMGCLLEELSLLEPDIKKRLASFVIDTMGIFWTMNYPNTFEAPTLKSWNLAPVGFEAEIFVPEGMVEAYRKRNINVKPFSIPMRELSGNQWCRIFNIEEVSPPGILLVRAIESLRERGDTYSFEEILSEIARDTRSDEASKGAVENYFRAVNSWGLFSKEGISLTELISGGRTTILDVNTLENENVCAATVSILAGKLYEARLEARRVYEKKLMGEKFFEEEFPMVWLFIDEAHIFVPAKTEGLASRVLINRCLRQGRQPGLSLVLATQRPASLHPDVVSQSDLLICHRLTASDDILALEASRPLYMQESIQAYLKKMGSERGAALIVDDHSESVHLVRIRPRLSWHGGGEPNALEPYDEEESSENSNQP from the coding sequence ATGCAGAAAGTCGAAAACAAACAACCCAGACCTGCTTTTGGGGGAAAGGTTACCAGGACTTTGCATGTGCTTGGAAATGAAGAAAATCCTAGAAAAGGTTTACTCTCCATTGGAAATTACATGGCACTGGATCATTCCAGAGGGGCTGCCGTTTATCTCGATGCCTTGAAGCCTCATGCTGTTTTGATCTGCGGTAAAAGAGGGTATGGGAAATCCTACACTATGGGCTGCTTACTTGAAGAACTTTCTCTTCTTGAGCCGGATATTAAGAAAAGGCTTGCGTCCTTTGTTATTGATACCATGGGAATTTTCTGGACAATGAACTACCCAAATACGTTTGAAGCTCCGACGCTGAAAAGCTGGAACCTTGCTCCAGTTGGGTTTGAGGCTGAGATTTTTGTGCCTGAGGGGATGGTTGAGGCTTACAGGAAACGGAATATCAATGTAAAGCCCTTTTCCATTCCGATGAGAGAACTTTCAGGAAACCAGTGGTGCAGGATTTTTAATATAGAGGAGGTTTCTCCCCCTGGAATTCTTCTGGTAAGGGCAATCGAATCTCTCAGAGAAAGAGGGGATACATACTCTTTTGAGGAAATCCTCAGCGAGATAGCCAGGGACACACGCTCGGATGAGGCTTCGAAAGGGGCTGTAGAGAATTACTTCAGGGCAGTGAATTCCTGGGGGCTCTTCTCAAAAGAAGGGATATCTCTGACAGAACTCATATCAGGCGGGAGAACAACTATTCTTGATGTGAATACACTTGAAAATGAAAACGTCTGTGCAGCAACAGTGTCAATTCTTGCGGGTAAGCTGTATGAAGCAAGACTTGAGGCAAGAAGGGTCTACGAAAAGAAGCTCATGGGGGAGAAATTCTTTGAGGAAGAATTTCCCATGGTCTGGCTCTTTATAGATGAGGCTCATATTTTCGTACCTGCAAAGACTGAAGGGCTTGCCTCGAGAGTACTTATTAACCGCTGTCTCAGGCAGGGCAGGCAGCCTGGACTCTCCCTGGTTCTGGCAACGCAGAGACCTGCAAGCCTGCATCCTGATGTCGTTTCCCAGAGTGATCTTCTTATCTGCCACAGACTCACGGCAAGTGATGATATTCTGGCTCTTGAGGCGTCGCGTCCTCTTTATATGCAGGAAAGCATTCAGGCTTACCTTAAGAAGATGGGGAGCGAAAGAGGGGCTGCCCTGATTGTGGATGACCATTCCGAGTCAGTTCATCTTGTACGCATCCGCCCGAGGTTAAGCTGGCACGGAGGAGGAGAACCGAATGCTCTTGAGCCTTATGATGAGGAAGAAAGCAGTGAAAATTCAAACCAGCCATAA
- a CDS encoding formate--phosphoribosylaminoimidazolecarboxamide ligase: MITKQQVLEFLKNYDLENITIATVCSHSSLQIFDGARKEGFRTLGICVGKPPKFYEAFPKAKPDEYLIVDSYADIMNKAEELREKNTIIIPHGSFVAYLGTENFAELTVPTFGNRAVLEWESDRNKEREWLLGAGIHMPGKIDDPRDINGPVMVKYDGAKGGKGFFVAKTYEEFNELVDRSQKYTIQEFITGTRYYLHYFYSPIKNDGYTLSKGSLELLSMDRRVESNADEIFRLGSPKELIEAGIRPTYVVTGNVPLVARESLLPLIFSLGERVVEESLDLFGGMIGAFCLETVFTDELEIKVFEISARIVAGTNLYISGSPYSDLMEENLSTGRRIAREIKVAAQTNQLDQIIS; encoded by the coding sequence ATGATCACAAAACAGCAGGTTCTGGAATTTCTGAAAAATTACGATTTAGAAAACATTACAATTGCGACAGTCTGTTCTCACTCAAGCCTTCAAATCTTTGATGGAGCTCGAAAAGAAGGCTTCAGAACTCTGGGAATCTGCGTTGGCAAACCTCCCAAGTTTTATGAAGCTTTTCCCAAAGCAAAACCTGATGAGTACCTTATTGTCGATAGCTATGCCGATATAATGAATAAGGCTGAGGAGCTCAGAGAGAAAAACACTATTATTATTCCACATGGCTCATTTGTCGCTTATCTTGGCACGGAAAATTTTGCAGAGCTGACTGTGCCTACTTTCGGAAACCGGGCTGTGCTCGAATGGGAGTCGGATAGGAACAAAGAGCGGGAGTGGCTACTTGGAGCAGGTATCCACATGCCCGGGAAAATTGACGACCCTCGCGATATCAATGGACCTGTAATGGTTAAGTATGACGGAGCAAAGGGCGGAAAAGGTTTCTTCGTCGCAAAAACTTATGAGGAATTCAATGAACTCGTAGACCGATCCCAGAAATATACAATTCAGGAATTCATTACTGGAACCCGTTATTACCTGCATTATTTCTACTCACCTATCAAAAACGATGGATACACTTTAAGCAAGGGCAGCCTTGAACTGCTTAGCATGGACCGCAGGGTAGAATCCAATGCCGATGAGATCTTCAGGCTGGGCTCGCCCAAAGAGCTCATAGAAGCAGGCATTCGCCCGACATACGTGGTCACAGGAAACGTACCCCTTGTAGCAAGAGAGTCCTTACTGCCCCTTATCTTCTCTCTCGGAGAACGGGTAGTTGAAGAATCCCTGGATCTTTTTGGAGGGATGATAGGAGCTTTCTGCCTTGAGACGGTCTTTACAGATGAACTTGAGATTAAGGTCTTTGAGATCTCGGCCAGAATTGTTGCAGGAACAAACCTTTACATTTCAGGCTCACCTTATTCGGATCTGATGGAAGAAAACCTCTCAACTGGAAGGAGAATCGCTCGGGAAATCAAAGTAGCTGCCCAGACCAACCAGCTGGATCAGATAATATCCTGA
- a CDS encoding ArsR/SmtB family transcription factor — translation MDGFENQNDLTDARKPPQGLDTVEQGGRILVLPVNGESRKITQVLSNETSLKILELLGKESMSATSIAEELKLPLTTVKYNLDSLVESGLIKVKQIKWSKKGRQIKIYESVEKLIVLVPSKSPIDRLSIISLLQKYIGVVGAAFFAAAGIEYFSAYMQAKRVIDATAPLIMGTMEIPDEPSLNHTAMEVNESSNISPNIALDQQISENGALNASSRALESGTGNISSGLETSPIQEVAEVPVSMPDGSDSVQGIPSILPEGLTHAGGIHGLYDALSLHPGIWFLFGCLFIVVVLIVREVYYKKKAR, via the coding sequence ATGGACGGGTTTGAAAATCAAAACGATTTAACGGATGCGAGGAAACCCCCACAGGGGTTAGATACGGTTGAGCAGGGAGGCAGGATACTTGTTCTCCCAGTAAATGGGGAATCTAGAAAAATAACTCAAGTTCTTTCCAATGAAACATCATTAAAAATCCTAGAGTTACTCGGGAAAGAAAGCATGTCTGCAACCAGTATTGCAGAGGAATTGAAGCTTCCCCTTACTACTGTCAAGTATAATCTTGACTCTCTTGTTGAATCCGGTCTTATAAAAGTAAAACAAATAAAATGGAGTAAGAAAGGACGACAAATAAAGATATATGAATCAGTGGAAAAACTGATTGTGCTCGTCCCTTCGAAAAGCCCTATTGACAGGCTCTCTATAATAAGCCTGCTTCAAAAGTACATCGGGGTAGTAGGAGCTGCCTTTTTTGCAGCTGCAGGGATAGAATATTTTTCAGCGTATATGCAGGCAAAGAGGGTCATTGATGCGACTGCACCTCTGATAATGGGGACAATGGAAATACCCGATGAACCTTCTCTGAATCACACAGCTATGGAAGTAAATGAAAGTAGCAATATAAGCCCTAATATAGCTCTCGACCAGCAAATCTCCGAAAACGGAGCCTTGAATGCAAGTTCAAGGGCTCTGGAATCTGGAACAGGAAATATCTCTTCCGGACTGGAAACCAGCCCAATTCAGGAAGTTGCTGAAGTTCCCGTATCCATGCCAGATGGCTCGGATTCTGTCCAGGGAATTCCCTCTATCCTGCCTGAAGGGTTAACTCACGCAGGCGGGATTCACGGGCTTTATGACGCGCTTTCTCTTCACCCAGGAATCTGGTTCCTTTTTGGATGTCTTTTTATAGTAGTCGTGCTGATTGTAAGAGAAGTCTATTATAAGAAGAAAGCCAGGTAG
- the truA gene encoding tRNA pseudouridine(38-40) synthase TruA, which yields MRVALKLAYIGTEFHGSQIQPNVETIEGELFKALRNLGIIESPKSANYTCAGRTDAGVHALEQVVAFDTDKPGLAIPRIINSELPPAIWAWAHAEVPRSFDARRDAVSRHYRYVMAGKEYDISRIREASKLLLGTHDFENFSRTNGEKSTIRTIERINVRVDGDLTKIDVVGNSFLWNMVRKIVTALSMIGKGVRDNDWLLQMLNPDIYEEGIEPAPAYGLTLLKVNYDEKMGWIEDNYSIRRASNLNQKHILRHRVMAEVLEELNSHE from the coding sequence ATGAGAGTCGCTTTAAAACTTGCATACATAGGCACCGAGTTTCACGGCTCCCAGATCCAGCCCAACGTCGAGACCATAGAGGGAGAACTCTTCAAGGCTCTCCGGAATCTCGGGATTATAGAAAGCCCTAAATCTGCAAATTACACCTGCGCTGGCAGGACTGATGCCGGGGTTCATGCCCTTGAACAGGTTGTTGCTTTTGATACGGACAAGCCGGGTCTGGCAATTCCAAGGATCATAAATTCCGAGCTCCCTCCGGCAATCTGGGCCTGGGCTCACGCGGAAGTACCTCGGAGCTTTGATGCCAGGAGAGATGCGGTTTCCAGACATTACCGATATGTGATGGCTGGGAAAGAGTACGATATTTCCAGAATTCGGGAAGCTTCGAAATTGCTGCTGGGCACTCATGATTTTGAAAATTTTTCTCGAACCAACGGAGAAAAAAGTACAATTCGAACCATAGAAAGAATCAATGTCCGCGTAGACGGAGATCTTACAAAGATTGATGTTGTTGGAAATAGTTTTCTCTGGAATATGGTCCGGAAAATCGTAACCGCCCTTTCCATGATAGGAAAGGGGGTACGTGACAACGACTGGCTTCTCCAGATGCTTAATCCGGATATTTATGAAGAAGGGATTGAACCGGCTCCTGCCTATGGATTGACTCTTCTAAAAGTGAACTATGATGAGAAAATGGGATGGATTGAAGACAATTATTCTATCAGAAGAGCAAGCAATCTGAACCAGAAGCATATCCTCCGGCACAGGGTTATGGCAGAAGTACTGGAAGAACTGAACTCTCACGAGTAA
- a CDS encoding TRM11 family SAM-dependent methyltransferase, translated as MLYAFELSGEHEELPAAEVLACLKTEGLDFRLHTMVDQCLVVEITGEEKNVEKILIGPITDRLAMTHHILKVVGVTENTPDAILKLAEAFDSSDYIKEGQSFVVRAKRIKHHVDFPGEFLEQKIGGCIYRKGFRANLKNPDVEFRVILSEKAVLGTLLSSIDRSAYEARTPQNKPFFHPGVLMPRVARALINLSGIKPGELILDPFCGTAGILVEAGFVGARVIGIDAQEKLVMGARMNLEAFKLDYALMKGDACRMPLKEATIDAVVTDPPYGRSAAILAESLEGLYSCALEEIERVLKPGGIAVVVSDKPASEYGKKAGLKVLNIYAQRVHRSLTRTITIFKKDNFQKELKNENKNRE; from the coding sequence ATGTTATACGCTTTTGAACTCTCTGGAGAACATGAAGAACTGCCTGCTGCCGAAGTTTTAGCTTGCCTTAAAACTGAGGGGCTTGATTTCAGGCTCCATACTATGGTTGACCAGTGCCTGGTGGTGGAGATAACCGGCGAAGAGAAGAATGTGGAAAAAATCCTTATAGGCCCGATAACCGACAGGCTGGCAATGACCCACCATATCCTGAAAGTTGTAGGAGTTACTGAAAATACTCCGGACGCAATCCTGAAACTTGCAGAAGCCTTTGATTCGTCAGACTATATAAAAGAGGGACAGAGCTTTGTGGTCAGAGCGAAGCGAATCAAACATCATGTGGATTTTCCGGGAGAGTTTCTGGAACAGAAGATCGGAGGATGCATTTACAGGAAAGGCTTCAGGGCAAACCTGAAAAATCCTGATGTGGAATTCAGGGTAATTCTGAGTGAAAAGGCTGTGCTCGGAACCCTTCTGTCCTCTATCGATAGGAGTGCCTATGAAGCCAGAACTCCCCAAAATAAACCTTTTTTCCATCCTGGTGTGCTTATGCCGAGGGTCGCACGTGCCCTCATAAACCTGTCAGGAATAAAGCCCGGTGAACTTATACTGGATCCCTTTTGCGGCACTGCAGGGATTCTTGTTGAAGCAGGGTTTGTGGGAGCAAGGGTTATAGGAATCGATGCCCAGGAAAAACTGGTTATGGGTGCCCGTATGAACCTTGAAGCCTTCAAGCTGGATTACGCCCTGATGAAAGGAGATGCCTGCAGGATGCCGCTTAAAGAAGCCACAATAGATGCGGTTGTTACAGACCCTCCATACGGCAGATCGGCAGCAATCCTTGCCGAATCTCTGGAAGGGCTTTATTCCTGCGCCCTTGAAGAAATCGAGCGTGTTCTTAAGCCTGGAGGCATTGCAGTTGTAGTCTCGGATAAACCTGCATCGGAATATGGGAAAAAAGCAGGGCTTAAAGTTCTTAATATCTATGCCCAGAGAGTTCACAGAAGCCTTACCCGAACAATAACTATTTTTAAGAAAGACAATTTTCAGAAAGAATTGAAGAATGAAAATAAGAACCGAGAGTGA
- a CDS encoding YunC family protein — MLIEQIRLDNGCALGLSFEMQKYPLLVIRAEKGFLMCGYLNIDAAETLGDTAAKVKGVQSFEDMLKAEVVEVTRFARELGVEPGMTGREALERMF, encoded by the coding sequence ATGCTTATCGAACAAATTCGGCTTGATAATGGGTGCGCTCTTGGCCTCAGCTTTGAGATGCAAAAATATCCTCTTCTGGTTATAAGGGCAGAAAAAGGCTTCCTGATGTGCGGATACCTGAATATAGATGCTGCAGAGACACTTGGGGACACGGCAGCGAAAGTAAAAGGCGTACAGAGTTTTGAAGATATGCTTAAAGCCGAGGTCGTTGAAGTAACCCGGTTTGCCAGAGAACTTGGTGTAGAACCCGGAATGACTGGCAGAGAAGCTCTGGAGAGAATGTTTTAA
- the map gene encoding type II methionyl aminopeptidase, with protein sequence MTDNVHNRQEILEKYREAGRILKIVRDEAVEMIRVGNALLQVAEFVENRTIELGGRPAFPCNISRNQEAAHATPKAGDTDIFGKDMVKLDLGVHVDGYIADSAVTVDLSGNSDILKAAEDALAAAIDLAKPGVTTGELGAAIEESIRSYNLNPITNLTGHGLSQYEAHDEPAVPNRRVEGGTVLKEGDVLAIEPFATNGAGSVHDGNWAEIYSLVRKKPVRMPAVRNVLKQAEEYRELPFAKRWLESDRLEFALIQLERAGILHSYPVLLESAGGLVAQAEHTIIITQDGCEVTTK encoded by the coding sequence ATGACCGATAATGTGCACAATAGACAAGAGATTCTTGAGAAATACAGGGAAGCAGGCAGGATCCTGAAAATTGTCAGGGATGAAGCCGTAGAAATGATCAGGGTAGGAAACGCTCTGCTGCAAGTTGCGGAATTTGTTGAAAACCGGACTATAGAGCTTGGGGGCAGGCCTGCTTTTCCCTGTAATATCTCAAGAAATCAGGAGGCTGCACATGCGACCCCTAAGGCAGGAGATACCGATATTTTTGGAAAAGATATGGTCAAACTGGACCTAGGAGTCCATGTTGACGGGTATATTGCAGACTCGGCTGTAACTGTCGACCTATCAGGAAATTCCGATATCTTAAAAGCTGCAGAGGATGCTCTTGCCGCAGCTATCGACCTTGCAAAGCCAGGGGTTACAACAGGAGAACTCGGGGCTGCAATCGAGGAAAGTATTCGCAGTTATAACCTGAACCCGATAACGAACCTGACAGGTCACGGGCTTTCCCAGTATGAGGCTCACGACGAGCCTGCTGTACCTAACCGGCGTGTGGAAGGAGGAACAGTTTTAAAAGAAGGAGACGTGCTTGCAATTGAGCCCTTTGCAACGAATGGAGCAGGCTCTGTCCATGACGGAAACTGGGCTGAGATATACAGCCTGGTAAGAAAAAAGCCGGTCCGTATGCCCGCAGTCAGGAATGTCCTGAAACAGGCTGAAGAATACAGGGAATTACCTTTTGCAAAGCGCTGGCTTGAATCTGATAGACTGGAATTCGCCTTGATCCAGCTTGAAAGGGCAGGAATCCTTCACTCCTATCCCGTGCTTCTTGAGAGCGCAGGTGGGCTTGTAGCCCAGGCTGAACATACTATAATAATAACCCAGGATGGCTGCGAAGTCACAACAAAGTAA
- a CDS encoding M24 family metallopeptidase, with protein sequence MTEPEFSIKNALEEAGTDAYLMTGNFHNSDIYYVTHFLASDDFTYLQTESGEEILFISDMEKGRAEIESRVSVIKTLQDLGYREKMKEKKDSSIAYAACISELLAGEGIKKVAVPYDFPIFYANSLAEAGFTIVPIKSPFRKMRSLKKPEEVEAIKYTQMAGEKAMEAAIVLIAGAEEREGLLYHQGEVLTGVKVLSVIDHTLLDYGCEAEETIVSCGKDTANPHGNTDGPLKANAPIILDIFPRSKKKRYFADMTRTVLYGEASEELKKMYETVLAAQKKAFGMVKPGVKAADVHNAICDLFEEHGYDTYRSGSKAGFIHSTGHGVGLDIHELPSVGENEALLEAGNVITIEPGLYYPEIGGIRLEDMVLVTENGCQNLTGLEKRFVL encoded by the coding sequence ATGACAGAGCCAGAATTCAGCATAAAAAATGCCCTTGAAGAAGCAGGAACTGATGCGTATCTTATGACAGGGAACTTTCATAATTCCGATATTTACTACGTGACCCATTTCCTGGCTTCCGACGATTTCACGTACCTGCAAACAGAATCAGGTGAAGAGATACTTTTTATCTCGGATATGGAAAAAGGAAGAGCAGAAATCGAATCGAGAGTTTCGGTAATAAAAACTTTGCAGGATCTGGGCTATCGGGAGAAGATGAAGGAAAAGAAAGATTCTTCTATTGCTTATGCAGCCTGTATATCTGAACTGCTTGCAGGAGAAGGAATTAAGAAAGTTGCAGTACCTTACGATTTTCCGATATTCTACGCAAATTCCCTGGCTGAAGCAGGTTTTACCATAGTGCCTATAAAAAGCCCATTCAGAAAAATGAGGAGCTTGAAAAAACCGGAAGAGGTTGAAGCCATAAAGTATACCCAGATGGCCGGAGAAAAGGCTATGGAAGCTGCAATAGTCCTGATAGCAGGAGCAGAAGAGAGAGAAGGTTTACTCTATCACCAAGGTGAGGTGCTGACAGGGGTTAAAGTGCTCTCAGTCATAGATCATACCCTGCTTGATTACGGATGTGAAGCCGAAGAAACCATTGTCTCGTGCGGCAAGGATACGGCAAACCCGCACGGTAATACAGACGGTCCGTTGAAAGCAAATGCCCCGATTATCCTTGATATTTTCCCTCGAAGCAAGAAAAAACGCTATTTTGCAGATATGACCCGTACAGTTTTGTATGGAGAAGCCTCAGAAGAACTCAAAAAAATGTACGAAACCGTGCTTGCAGCACAGAAGAAAGCGTTTGGGATGGTCAAACCGGGAGTGAAGGCAGCCGATGTGCATAATGCCATCTGCGACCTCTTTGAAGAGCATGGTTACGATACATACAGAAGCGGATCAAAAGCCGGGTTTATCCACTCGACAGGACATGGGGTTGGGCTCGATATACATGAGCTTCCATCAGTAGGAGAAAACGAGGCTCTACTTGAGGCAGGCAATGTAATTACTATCGAACCTGGGTTGTATTATCCTGAAATCGGAGGAATACGACTCGAAGATATGGTTCTGGTTACTGAGAATGGATGTCAGAATCTTACAGGGCTGGAAAAGAGATTTGTATTATAA
- a CDS encoding methionine adenosyltransferase, which yields MARNIKVEELFQTPIEKQRIELVERKGIGHPDSISDGLAEAVSRALCREYIDKCGAVLHHNTDETQIVAGRSSPRFGGGEILQPIYILLVGRATKEFEGIELATESVALQAARRYLKNTLANMDLERDVIMDCKLGTGSSDLRDVFKRDRVPVANDTSFGVGHAPFSELENIVYNTERQLLTDLKSRMPAIGEDTKVMGLRDGEDITLTICSGMIGRYIDDLDSYISMTQEMKTYVEELATRYTERDVKVFINTGDNLKTKCIFLTVTGTSAEMGDDGSVGRGNRCNGLITPNRPMSMEATSGKNPINHIGKIYNLLSTQMANDIVKHVPEVQDVHIRLLSQIGKPIDQPLVASAQIIPKEGTSFAKVKAEAEVVMDDWLSNVTKITEMVIKGELSTF from the coding sequence ATGGCCCGAAATATTAAAGTGGAGGAGCTCTTCCAGACCCCGATTGAGAAGCAGCGGATAGAGCTTGTAGAACGCAAAGGGATAGGGCATCCTGACAGCATATCGGACGGACTGGCTGAAGCCGTGAGCCGCGCACTATGCAGAGAATATATAGATAAATGTGGAGCTGTACTTCACCATAACACCGACGAAACCCAAATTGTAGCCGGGAGGTCTAGCCCCAGGTTCGGGGGCGGAGAAATCCTGCAGCCAATATACATACTGCTTGTGGGCAGGGCAACAAAGGAATTCGAAGGGATCGAGCTTGCTACCGAGTCTGTCGCCCTTCAAGCTGCCAGAAGATATCTTAAGAATACCCTTGCAAACATGGATCTCGAAAGAGATGTTATCATGGACTGCAAACTCGGGACAGGGTCATCAGACCTCAGGGACGTCTTCAAAAGGGACAGAGTTCCAGTTGCGAATGACACCTCGTTCGGGGTCGGACATGCTCCGTTTTCTGAGCTTGAAAATATCGTATACAATACCGAAAGACAACTGCTCACAGACCTTAAATCACGCATGCCTGCAATCGGAGAAGATACGAAAGTTATGGGGCTCAGGGATGGAGAGGATATAACCCTTACAATTTGCAGCGGCATGATCGGGAGATACATTGACGACCTGGATAGCTATATAAGCATGACCCAGGAGATGAAAACATATGTAGAGGAACTCGCAACTAGGTATACTGAGCGTGATGTAAAGGTTTTTATTAATACCGGAGATAATCTGAAAACGAAATGTATCTTCCTCACAGTTACAGGTACCTCAGCTGAAATGGGAGATGACGGTTCTGTCGGACGCGGAAACCGCTGTAACGGGCTGATCACACCAAACAGGCCTATGAGCATGGAAGCAACTAGCGGGAAGAACCCTATTAACCATATAGGTAAGATCTACAACCTCCTCTCTACCCAGATGGCCAATGATATTGTAAAGCATGTTCCGGAAGTCCAGGATGTTCATATCAGGCTACTTTCCCAGATAGGAAAACCAATTGACCAGCCGCTTGTTGCAAGCGCACAGATCATCCCGAAGGAAGGCACTTCTTTTGCTAAGGTCAAAGCCGAAGCCGAAGTTGTCATGGATGACTGGCTTTCCAATGTGACAAAGATTACCGAAATGGTAATTAAAGGAGAACTGAGCACTTTCTAA